One genomic region from Lentisphaera araneosa HTCC2155 encodes:
- a CDS encoding CvfB family protein — translation MIRIGDYNTLPVARFVDFGAYLGDIETAGEVLLPKRYFPKEINVGDKLEVFVYTDSEDRIIATTEKPLARVGECAFLEVKDVNDFGAFLDWGLTKDLFVPYAHQPYKFNVGQKAFVYLKYDDVSQRVIATGKVRNQLKNDVSHLEVGDAFRGIVYEEHELGWRMVVDHKYHAMIFNSDFTDYPEKGDELNVFIKGIRNDGKLDVTLFPPHYAVQDDLETFILNYLKEKGGSMDLDSKSSAESVKEVFGVSRKVFKKALGALYKKKMIDFADGTTRLL, via the coding sequence ATGATTAGAATTGGTGATTACAATACTTTGCCAGTAGCTCGCTTTGTGGACTTTGGTGCCTACTTGGGAGATATAGAAACGGCAGGGGAAGTTTTACTTCCCAAACGTTACTTTCCAAAAGAGATAAACGTAGGCGATAAGCTCGAAGTCTTTGTGTACACGGATTCGGAAGATCGAATTATTGCCACGACTGAAAAGCCTTTGGCGCGCGTCGGTGAATGCGCTTTTTTAGAAGTGAAAGACGTCAATGATTTTGGTGCCTTTTTAGATTGGGGTTTGACGAAGGATCTCTTTGTTCCTTATGCGCATCAACCCTACAAATTTAACGTCGGTCAAAAAGCCTTTGTTTACTTAAAATATGACGATGTGAGTCAACGCGTGATTGCCACGGGCAAGGTACGTAATCAACTCAAAAATGATGTCAGTCACCTTGAAGTGGGCGATGCTTTTCGAGGTATAGTTTATGAAGAACACGAATTGGGTTGGCGCATGGTAGTGGATCACAAATACCACGCCATGATCTTTAACAGCGATTTCACTGACTATCCAGAAAAAGGCGATGAACTCAATGTTTTCATTAAAGGCATTCGCAATGATGGGAAATTGGATGTGACTTTATTTCCACCGCATTACGCCGTGCAAGATGATCTCGAAACTTTTATCTTGAACTACCTCAAAGAAAAGGGTGGTTCGATGGATCTCGATTCAAAATCTTCTGCAGAAAGTGTGAAAGAAGTTTTTGGCGTCAGTCGCAAAGTGTTTAAGAAAGCCTTAGGCGCGCTCTATAAAAAGAAAATGATTGATTTTGCCGACGGGACCACTCGTCTTCTATAA
- a CDS encoding efflux RND transporter permease subunit: MKLRLAGILLACALVAGAWFSVRQLKLDTSVNAIMGTDHRSRGTYEKMDEAFKERTVVLAICKIDQLFSEKGARQLFAISEKLKSLPELEDIRSLTHAARPVKRGNHFDIRKNIRLEVFLNLEEKTPEEWAELKDFICHYPMTRDLMVSADGQYTMVLARLKNSEIGLEEKILLWEKISESMKEFEEQGIEVSVLSEPVLSAEFFTLTKTFVAQVLLAGFILILIIICVSFKSLKILIWMLALELGGVFLCPLIFALNQYDLNVYTCILIPLVLSLQLTFLVHFFAVYQQAEQNSNNPWAYALKRVFRPSCIALLTSFIAFGSLMFSEVHILQVLGQLGVQYLLAVFVLSFAPFYFLSKSSKDLEKHSDWQEKEDYSHGLVRVLNRSKAVFYLGASILFLSAFMSFSKLETDMRAREFLTPESETRQSLELVNDHFGGLNIFQLKVVTKEKGGIQKYENVKYLHDLRNRAMAMPGVKNAYTYSQFYTTVHQLFLGDSLSHGNVFPPEESLFTYNLILNSQRFPFRDVLQNEDLTESLFILRTDDVRSHEFIKIAEDFIELSQENLPEGLEIVIPNGLQSILKSDQQILETQINSLGLSLFSMFVLLLVLWRSGKYALYAFLTAASALASLVLVMYLAEINLNSVTVMSGTILLGIVVDDAIHFLSYYRHSIEQGHSHQSALANCFHSKLKPMICTSLILSTCFFLFYFSPYPPMREFGLSGAITLLCGLVASCLLLPALLSLKQRD; the protein is encoded by the coding sequence ATGAAGCTTCGTCTAGCAGGAATACTCTTGGCTTGTGCGCTCGTCGCAGGTGCTTGGTTTTCTGTTCGGCAACTCAAGCTCGATACCTCAGTCAATGCTATTATGGGTACCGACCATCGCAGTCGTGGGACTTATGAAAAGATGGACGAAGCTTTTAAAGAGCGCACCGTTGTCTTGGCCATTTGTAAGATTGATCAGCTTTTTTCTGAAAAAGGGGCGCGGCAATTATTTGCGATAAGTGAGAAATTAAAAAGCTTGCCTGAACTCGAAGATATTCGTAGCTTAACTCATGCCGCGCGACCAGTGAAGCGTGGCAATCACTTTGACATACGCAAAAATATTCGTCTAGAAGTCTTTTTAAACTTAGAAGAAAAGACTCCCGAAGAATGGGCGGAACTTAAAGATTTTATTTGCCATTATCCGATGACTCGAGATCTCATGGTTTCGGCCGATGGTCAATACACCATGGTGTTAGCGCGCCTTAAAAATAGTGAGATAGGCTTAGAAGAAAAAATTCTTTTGTGGGAGAAAATCAGCGAAAGTATGAAGGAGTTCGAAGAGCAGGGCATCGAGGTTTCGGTCTTGAGTGAGCCTGTCCTAAGTGCAGAATTCTTCACACTGACCAAGACCTTTGTTGCACAGGTTTTACTTGCAGGCTTTATACTGATTTTAATTATTATTTGCGTGAGTTTTAAATCACTTAAAATTCTCATTTGGATGCTCGCTTTGGAATTGGGAGGCGTTTTCTTATGTCCACTTATTTTTGCTCTCAATCAGTATGATTTGAATGTCTATACCTGCATTCTGATCCCCCTGGTACTATCGCTACAATTGACTTTTTTAGTTCATTTCTTTGCGGTTTATCAACAGGCTGAACAGAACTCTAATAATCCTTGGGCGTATGCATTAAAGCGCGTTTTTCGACCTTCATGTATTGCCTTGCTCACGTCTTTTATCGCTTTCGGTAGTTTGATGTTTAGTGAAGTTCATATTTTACAGGTCTTAGGTCAATTAGGTGTGCAGTATTTGTTGGCGGTATTTGTTTTAAGTTTTGCTCCTTTTTACTTTTTATCCAAGAGTTCGAAGGACCTTGAGAAACATTCAGATTGGCAGGAAAAAGAAGATTATTCGCATGGTTTAGTTAGAGTGCTTAATCGTAGCAAAGCTGTATTTTATCTAGGTGCTAGCATTCTTTTTCTTAGTGCATTTATGAGCTTTTCAAAGCTCGAGACTGATATGCGCGCGCGCGAATTTTTAACTCCAGAAAGTGAAACGCGTCAATCATTGGAGTTAGTCAATGATCATTTTGGTGGGCTGAACATTTTTCAGCTCAAAGTTGTGACCAAAGAAAAGGGCGGCATTCAAAAGTATGAGAATGTTAAGTACTTACATGATTTAAGAAATCGTGCGATGGCAATGCCTGGGGTGAAAAATGCTTATACGTACTCGCAGTTCTATACGACGGTTCACCAGTTGTTTCTAGGAGATAGTTTATCCCATGGAAATGTATTTCCTCCAGAGGAATCACTATTCACCTACAACCTTATTCTCAATAGCCAGCGTTTTCCTTTTCGGGATGTTTTACAAAATGAAGATTTGACGGAGAGCCTCTTTATTTTGCGAACGGATGATGTGAGGTCGCATGAGTTTATCAAGATTGCCGAAGATTTTATTGAGCTCTCACAGGAAAATTTACCCGAAGGTTTAGAAATTGTGATTCCCAATGGCTTACAGTCCATCTTGAAATCGGATCAGCAGATTTTAGAAACACAAATAAATAGTCTTGGGCTGAGTTTATTCAGTATGTTTGTGCTTTTACTCGTCTTGTGGAGAAGTGGCAAGTATGCGCTCTACGCATTTTTAACGGCGGCGAGTGCCTTAGCGAGTTTGGTCTTGGTGATGTATTTAGCGGAGATCAATTTAAATTCTGTCACGGTGATGAGCGGAACGATCCTTTTGGGAATCGTAGTTGATGACGCAATTCATTTCTTGTCGTATTACCGCCATTCAATTGAGCAAGGACACTCCCATCAGTCTGCCTTGGCAAATTGTTTTCATAGCAAGCTCAAACCGATGATTTGTACCTCGCTCATTTTGAGTACGTGCTTCTTTCTGTTTTATTTCTCCCCTTATCCGCCGATGCGTGAGTTTGGCCTCAGTGGGGCTATAACGCTGCTTTGTGGTCTAGTGGCAAGCTGTCTGCTTCTTCCTGCTTTATTGAGTTTGAAACAGCGAGATTAA
- a CDS encoding sulfatase family protein, protein MKTKSLLIAASAALFSPFISAESAKPNVILIMADDLGWGDTGFNGSKVIKTPHLDQMAAEGLQLDRFYSASSVCSPTRASVLTGRNPYRTGVPTANQGFLRPEEITLPEVLNEQGYATGHFGKWHLGTLTHTEKDANRGKPGNTKEFNPPKLHGYEDAFVTESKVPTYDPMILPAKFDQGESKHLGWEYVKEGEESKPYGTFYWDIEGKKITDNLKGDDSRVIMDRVLPFIDQAVADEKPFLSVVWFHTPHLPCVAGPRHQEMYKGHPIHLRNYAGCVTAMDEQIGRLRKHLADKGVADNTMIWFCSDNGPESKERPDNGSAGHFRGRKRDLYEGGVRVPAVMVWPAKVKEARKISAPCITSDYMPTILDALHIPHPQASYATDGRSLMPIINNEDFTRDKEIGIMFSSRIVWHKGDFKLLSYNGGKKYELYNLKSDPSEKTDVAAQNPELVEKLKKDMLAWHESVKSSYEGSEYGTKSLDRLGKSWSSPLSAKAKKTKSKKKKSKKEKK, encoded by the coding sequence ATGAAAACAAAATCCCTACTTATCGCTGCAAGTGCAGCCCTATTCTCTCCTTTTATTTCTGCGGAGAGCGCAAAACCCAACGTTATCCTCATTATGGCCGATGACCTCGGCTGGGGCGACACAGGATTTAACGGTAGTAAAGTCATCAAAACACCTCACCTCGACCAAATGGCGGCAGAAGGCCTCCAACTCGATCGCTTTTATTCAGCTTCAAGTGTCTGTTCCCCCACTCGCGCTAGTGTCCTAACTGGCCGCAACCCCTACCGTACTGGCGTGCCAACTGCCAACCAAGGCTTCCTACGCCCAGAAGAAATCACCCTCCCCGAAGTCCTAAATGAACAAGGCTATGCGACTGGTCACTTCGGTAAATGGCATTTGGGCACCCTAACTCACACGGAAAAAGACGCCAATCGTGGCAAACCCGGCAACACAAAAGAATTTAACCCACCTAAACTTCATGGTTATGAGGATGCCTTCGTAACAGAATCTAAAGTGCCCACTTACGATCCAATGATTCTACCCGCTAAATTTGATCAGGGTGAGAGTAAGCACCTCGGCTGGGAATACGTCAAAGAAGGTGAAGAATCTAAACCCTACGGAACTTTCTACTGGGATATCGAGGGCAAGAAAATTACTGACAACCTCAAAGGTGATGATAGCCGTGTGATCATGGATCGTGTCCTTCCTTTTATTGACCAAGCTGTCGCTGACGAAAAACCCTTCCTTTCCGTTGTTTGGTTTCACACACCTCACCTCCCTTGCGTAGCTGGTCCCCGTCACCAAGAAATGTATAAAGGTCACCCCATCCACCTCCGCAACTACGCAGGTTGTGTCACGGCCATGGATGAACAAATTGGCCGCCTCAGAAAACACCTTGCTGATAAAGGCGTTGCAGACAATACCATGATTTGGTTTTGCTCCGACAATGGCCCCGAAAGTAAAGAACGTCCCGATAATGGCAGTGCCGGTCACTTCCGTGGTCGCAAGCGCGACCTCTACGAAGGTGGCGTTCGCGTTCCTGCCGTCATGGTTTGGCCGGCGAAAGTCAAAGAAGCCCGCAAAATCTCCGCACCCTGTATTACTTCGGACTACATGCCCACAATTCTCGACGCTCTACATATCCCACACCCCCAAGCTTCTTACGCTACTGACGGCCGATCACTCATGCCGATCATTAATAATGAAGACTTTACAAGAGACAAAGAAATTGGCATCATGTTTAGCTCGCGCATTGTTTGGCACAAAGGCGACTTCAAACTCCTCAGCTACAATGGCGGTAAAAAGTACGAACTCTACAACCTCAAATCTGATCCCTCAGAAAAAACGGATGTGGCAGCTCAAAACCCCGAGCTCGTAGAAAAACTCAAAAAAGATATGCTTGCTTGGCATGAATCAGTAAAAAGCAGCTACGAAGGTTCTGAGTACGGAACTAAATCTCTCGATCGTTTAGGTAAATCCTGGAGTTCTCCACTAAGCGCTAAAGCCAAAAAGACTAAAAGTAAAAAGAAAAAATCTAAAAAGGAAAAGAAATAA
- a CDS encoding Eco57I restriction-modification methylase domain-containing protein: MRTSQKPQGHKSLAERKATGAHYTPKALADFMARQVFDFWSGKSKDDLVTVLEPAVGDGQLIQSLLDVLIAEGYLNIQVVLYDTDTAAIKCCQQILERAYPKVKFTFYERDFLADFLAKKRKRKYDLVIGNPPYVRTQEMGADASQELAREFALSGCVDLSHAFILAVGKSLKKTSKFTLLISNRLLSLKGAWAIREHMRKQFAIDHLWDFGDSKLFKAAVLPLVFVAGLGRQKQVPPFTSIYEEKDLDIDDACERELFDNIDKDGLVNYQGLNLRVSQGDLDFGEGLQSRWTQKTILKDGWLKEVERHTFGRFGDINKISVGIKSTADKVFIKQDWLGMSDDERPEMLMPLITHFEADQYTAEVNPSSFVLYTHETRDGEKRVIELDDYPKTKTYLEANAQVLKARKYLQESKTRRWYEVWVAHDPAKWQYPKIVFRDISAKPLFWLDESGAVVNGDCYWMSSQGLENLDLIYLALAVGNSSFIEKFYDANFHNKLYSGRRRFITQYVKEFPLPDPKTEGSKMIIELVKKTYESGVFDDEVKKQISDLVDCAFNVADLGTKKALKNQGFEVVGEGFEPSKA; the protein is encoded by the coding sequence ATGCGGACTTCACAAAAACCCCAAGGACATAAGAGTTTAGCAGAACGCAAAGCGACTGGTGCGCATTACACGCCTAAAGCCCTCGCCGATTTTATGGCGAGGCAAGTCTTTGATTTTTGGTCAGGCAAGAGCAAGGATGATTTAGTCACCGTGCTCGAGCCGGCTGTGGGTGATGGACAACTCATTCAGTCTTTATTAGATGTACTCATTGCGGAAGGCTACTTAAATATTCAGGTGGTGCTTTACGATACAGATACAGCGGCGATTAAGTGTTGTCAGCAGATTTTAGAGAGAGCCTACCCCAAAGTGAAGTTTACTTTTTATGAGCGAGATTTTTTGGCGGATTTTCTAGCGAAGAAACGCAAGCGTAAATATGACTTAGTTATTGGCAATCCGCCCTATGTGCGAACTCAAGAAATGGGGGCTGATGCCTCGCAAGAACTGGCGCGCGAGTTTGCCTTGTCAGGTTGTGTGGATTTATCGCATGCCTTTATTTTAGCCGTAGGCAAGAGCCTTAAAAAAACGAGTAAATTCACTCTGCTTATCAGCAATCGCCTTTTGAGCCTCAAGGGCGCTTGGGCGATTCGTGAGCACATGAGAAAGCAATTTGCGATCGACCACTTATGGGACTTCGGTGATAGTAAATTATTTAAAGCAGCCGTCCTGCCTTTGGTTTTTGTCGCGGGTTTAGGACGTCAAAAACAAGTGCCACCCTTTACGAGTATCTACGAAGAGAAAGATTTAGATATTGACGATGCCTGTGAGAGGGAGCTCTTTGATAATATTGATAAGGACGGCTTGGTGAACTATCAAGGTTTGAATTTGCGAGTTTCGCAAGGAGATCTGGATTTTGGTGAAGGACTACAATCGCGGTGGACGCAAAAAACCATCCTTAAAGATGGCTGGTTAAAAGAAGTCGAGCGTCATACTTTCGGTCGCTTTGGGGACATTAATAAGATTTCGGTAGGGATTAAATCTACCGCCGACAAAGTCTTTATTAAACAGGATTGGTTGGGCATGAGTGATGACGAGCGGCCCGAAATGCTCATGCCATTGATTACTCATTTTGAAGCGGATCAGTATACGGCCGAAGTCAACCCTAGTTCCTTTGTGCTATATACACATGAGACGAGGGATGGCGAGAAGCGGGTGATCGAATTAGATGATTACCCCAAGACAAAGACTTATTTAGAAGCTAACGCACAAGTTTTAAAAGCTCGAAAGTATTTACAGGAATCAAAAACTCGTCGTTGGTATGAGGTATGGGTGGCACATGATCCCGCAAAGTGGCAATACCCAAAGATCGTTTTTCGTGATATTTCAGCTAAGCCACTCTTTTGGTTAGATGAGTCTGGTGCGGTAGTTAATGGTGATTGTTACTGGATGTCGAGTCAAGGCTTAGAAAATCTGGATTTAATTTACCTTGCTTTGGCGGTGGGAAACTCATCCTTTATCGAAAAGTTTTATGATGCAAATTTTCACAACAAGCTGTACTCAGGTAGGCGCCGCTTCATTACTCAGTACGTCAAAGAGTTTCCCTTGCCCGACCCCAAGACAGAGGGATCTAAGATGATTATTGAGCTCGTGAAAAAAACTTATGAGTCAGGAGTTTTTGATGATGAAGTCAAGAAACAAATTAGTGACCTAGTGGACTGCGCCTTTAATGTGGCGGATTTAGGCACAAAAAAAGCCTTGAAAAATCAAGGCTTTGAAGTGGTGGGGGAAGGATTCGAACCTTCGAAGGCGTAG
- a CDS encoding sigma-54-dependent Fis family transcriptional regulator, with amino-acid sequence MASSKFSNDLLIIYKISQSLLRHKNVNTLLNEVLDILETEMNTERATLTLFHTNENALIIEASKGLSAQEKARGRYALGEGVTGLVGLNRQAIVIPNIAEEESFLDRTRARKKNDIGFVCVPVMRNDELIGTISVDLEATPNIDWERKKQLLEIIANLLADAIFQIREGIEEKNTLKTENSRLQKELGNRYNPSNMVGNSRVMQKVFENINLMGNAHGSILIMGESGVGKELTSRAIHFSGIRKMSTFLSLNCSGLPINMVEKELFGVERDGRLIKAGMLEKAHGGTLYIDELTDTSMEIQHQLEDYLQNQTFKRVGGTETLNSNVRLIVGTYKNVDEAIENEEISESFYYRLSVNTLVVPPLRDRKSDITLLADYFLDEFNRSYGKKVVRISTPAINMVMAYHWPGNVLELKNCVERAVLSTDDDVIHGYNLPPSLQAAGLNEDDPDNNTVTDLQASLETYERELLVEALKRHRGNAAAAARALNTTPRVLNYKFNKLNINLKDFKKSSSSRF; translated from the coding sequence ATGGCGAGTTCTAAGTTTTCTAATGACCTTTTGATCATTTATAAGATATCTCAGTCTTTATTGAGACATAAGAATGTAAACACACTGCTTAATGAAGTTTTGGACATCTTAGAAACCGAGATGAATACTGAACGAGCGACTTTAACTTTATTTCACACGAATGAAAATGCGCTCATTATTGAGGCATCGAAAGGCCTAAGTGCGCAAGAGAAAGCCCGTGGTCGTTATGCTCTCGGTGAGGGTGTAACTGGTTTAGTAGGCTTGAATCGCCAAGCGATTGTGATCCCCAATATTGCCGAAGAAGAAAGTTTCCTCGATAGAACGCGTGCACGTAAGAAAAATGATATTGGCTTTGTGTGTGTACCGGTTATGCGCAACGATGAATTGATTGGTACAATCTCAGTCGACTTAGAAGCAACGCCTAATATTGACTGGGAACGTAAAAAACAACTTTTAGAAATTATCGCCAACTTATTAGCAGATGCGATTTTCCAAATCCGTGAAGGTATCGAAGAGAAAAACACTTTAAAAACTGAAAATAGCCGTTTACAGAAAGAACTCGGTAATCGCTACAACCCCAGTAACATGGTGGGTAACTCCCGCGTTATGCAAAAGGTTTTTGAGAATATCAACCTCATGGGCAATGCTCATGGCTCCATTTTGATTATGGGCGAGAGTGGTGTTGGCAAAGAATTAACTTCCCGTGCAATTCACTTTAGCGGTATTCGCAAAATGAGTACTTTCCTTTCCTTGAACTGCAGTGGTCTCCCTATCAACATGGTAGAAAAAGAACTTTTCGGCGTCGAACGCGATGGTCGCTTGATCAAAGCGGGTATGCTTGAGAAAGCTCACGGCGGCACTCTGTACATTGATGAACTCACTGATACGTCGATGGAAATCCAGCATCAGTTGGAAGATTATCTTCAGAACCAAACTTTTAAGAGAGTGGGTGGTACGGAAACTCTCAATTCAAATGTTCGTCTGATTGTAGGTACCTACAAAAATGTGGATGAAGCAATTGAGAATGAAGAGATTTCAGAGAGCTTTTACTACCGTTTAAGTGTGAATACTTTAGTTGTGCCGCCACTTCGCGACCGCAAATCTGATATTACTTTACTCGCGGATTACTTTCTCGACGAATTTAACCGTTCCTACGGTAAAAAAGTTGTACGTATCTCAACTCCAGCTATCAATATGGTTATGGCTTATCACTGGCCGGGTAACGTGCTCGAGTTGAAAAACTGTGTGGAACGCGCGGTTCTCAGTACAGATGACGATGTGATTCACGGTTATAACTTGCCCCCTTCGCTTCAGGCTGCAGGTCTCAATGAAGACGATCCTGATAATAATACTGTGACTGACTTACAAGCTTCTTTAGAAACTTATGAGAGAGAACTTTTGGTTGAAGCTCTTAAACGTCACCGAGGTAATGCCGCTGCGGCAGCACGGGCGCTCAATACGACACCACGTGTACTCAACTACAAATTTAATAAACTCAATATTAATCTCAAAGACTTCAAAAAGTCTTCGAGTAGCCGTTTCTAA
- a CDS encoding RecQ family ATP-dependent DNA helicase — protein sequence MNELREGLKKFFSFDTFLEGQDQVIEQVYKGDDICVVMPTGAGKSLCYQLPALVRPGYTVVISPLIALMKDQVDALKNKGIAAEYINSTQSQSMQNAILMQAQQGMIKLLYVAPERMRSQAFRDLLKDYPPESLVVDEAHCISQWGHDFRPDYTRLGESAEKLGIKQICAFTATATPRVREDIKKQLHRPAMDVVVTGFARPNLSLSIEDCSKKDQKLEKIRELMEDRKPTIIYCATRKAVEEVMDGLSVRGYHGGMSDKDRNDAQDYFLYDPNPVLAATNAFGMGIDRADIRQVIHYNFPGALEAYYQEVGRAGRDGEQSTCVLLFSFADRYTHEFLIDLNNPDEAIIKSTWDTLRKMCRDTGENHFEMTLSELAESIPKAKGDQQLSGVMKELEKSNYIRRGFRQENTGKMGFAKSREELLADFPTAKTQRAIFIHRFLDRYGESLMNGAMIDISYYQMCSITGLKPEQVKRVLNALKGEQIHWEPPFSGRSFEVLSQDELEIDFSGLRKRRESEIERLDEMITYVHTRDCRQDYLIKYFGADDSTWRCGTCDRCQPASGTGGEYRRLTEVETRQALRLMEAVDNFSGYLGLSKIAMLVTGSRDASIIGSRLKDSDHYGCLDMLDQSHVRELLQSLEGKGLVKRTKDKYPVLKVTTMGHEFIERPKALEIMVPGKKKRIKREPSRATAAIQRKKKVEGGDLYEEMRQLRNQLAKRDDVEPWLVLSNAALKALEDEKPADLEAFRKIKGIGDYRAARYGKDFLELIAGK from the coding sequence ATGAATGAATTACGTGAAGGGCTCAAGAAGTTCTTCTCCTTTGATACCTTTCTCGAGGGTCAAGATCAAGTTATTGAGCAAGTGTATAAGGGTGACGATATTTGTGTCGTTATGCCCACTGGTGCAGGGAAATCCCTGTGTTACCAACTTCCCGCTTTAGTTAGACCCGGTTATACGGTGGTGATTTCACCACTGATTGCTTTGATGAAAGACCAGGTTGATGCCCTCAAGAATAAGGGGATTGCCGCCGAGTACATCAATAGTACTCAGAGTCAAAGTATGCAAAATGCCATACTTATGCAGGCTCAGCAAGGAATGATTAAATTGCTCTACGTGGCTCCTGAACGCATGAGATCTCAGGCCTTCCGCGATTTACTTAAAGATTATCCCCCGGAAAGCTTAGTGGTGGATGAAGCTCACTGTATATCGCAATGGGGGCACGATTTCCGCCCAGATTACACGCGCTTGGGTGAATCAGCCGAGAAACTTGGAATTAAACAAATTTGTGCCTTTACGGCAACGGCAACTCCACGAGTCAGAGAAGATATCAAAAAACAACTGCACCGCCCCGCGATGGATGTGGTGGTCACAGGTTTTGCTCGGCCCAATTTGAGTCTAAGTATAGAAGATTGCTCCAAAAAGGATCAGAAACTCGAAAAAATTCGCGAACTCATGGAAGATCGCAAGCCAACAATCATTTATTGCGCGACTCGCAAAGCGGTGGAAGAAGTGATGGACGGCTTATCCGTGCGAGGTTATCATGGTGGAATGAGTGATAAAGATCGCAATGATGCACAAGATTACTTTTTGTATGACCCGAATCCCGTTTTAGCCGCGACTAATGCTTTTGGTATGGGCATTGACCGAGCCGACATTCGTCAGGTGATTCACTACAACTTTCCTGGCGCTCTAGAAGCCTATTATCAAGAAGTTGGGCGTGCAGGCCGAGATGGTGAACAATCTACTTGTGTTTTATTATTCTCTTTTGCGGATCGCTATACACATGAATTTTTGATTGACCTCAATAATCCCGATGAAGCGATTATAAAAAGCACTTGGGATACTCTGCGCAAGATGTGTCGAGATACAGGAGAAAATCACTTTGAGATGACTTTGAGTGAATTGGCGGAGTCGATTCCCAAAGCTAAGGGTGACCAACAACTTTCGGGTGTGATGAAAGAGTTGGAGAAAAGTAATTATATTCGTCGTGGCTTTCGACAAGAAAATACGGGAAAAATGGGTTTTGCTAAGAGTCGCGAAGAACTGCTCGCTGACTTTCCGACGGCCAAGACTCAGCGAGCGATTTTTATTCATCGCTTTTTAGATCGCTATGGTGAGTCTCTGATGAATGGGGCGATGATTGATATTTCCTATTATCAGATGTGTTCGATTACGGGTTTAAAGCCAGAGCAAGTCAAACGCGTGTTGAACGCACTTAAAGGCGAACAAATTCATTGGGAACCGCCGTTTTCTGGCAGAAGCTTTGAAGTTTTATCACAAGATGAATTAGAAATTGATTTTTCGGGTTTGAGAAAGAGGCGCGAATCAGAGATTGAACGCCTGGATGAAATGATCACTTATGTTCATACTCGTGATTGTCGTCAGGATTACCTTATTAAATACTTTGGTGCGGATGATTCAACTTGGCGCTGTGGAACCTGTGACCGTTGTCAGCCTGCGTCAGGCACAGGTGGGGAATATCGTCGTCTAACTGAAGTTGAGACGCGTCAGGCGCTGCGTTTGATGGAGGCAGTGGACAATTTTAGCGGTTATTTAGGTTTATCGAAAATTGCCATGCTAGTGACTGGCAGTCGCGATGCCTCGATTATTGGTAGTCGCTTGAAGGATTCTGATCATTATGGCTGTTTGGATATGTTGGATCAATCTCACGTACGAGAGCTCTTGCAAAGTTTGGAGGGTAAGGGCTTGGTGAAACGCACCAAAGATAAGTACCCCGTTTTAAAAGTGACCACCATGGGGCATGAATTCATCGAAAGACCGAAAGCGCTTGAAATCATGGTTCCAGGTAAAAAGAAACGCATCAAACGCGAACCTTCGCGGGCGACGGCAGCGATTCAACGCAAAAAGAAAGTTGAGGGCGGTGACCTGTACGAAGAAATGCGTCAATTGCGCAATCAGCTCGCTAAACGCGATGACGTGGAGCCCTGGTTAGTGCTGAGCAATGCCGCACTCAAAGCTTTGGAAGATGAAAAACCTGCTGATTTAGAAGCCTTTCGAAAAATTAAAGGCATTGGTGATTACCGAGCCGCACGTTACGGCAAAGACTTTTTAGAGCTTATTGCAGGGAAATGA